In Fluviicola taffensis DSM 16823, the following are encoded in one genomic region:
- a CDS encoding cytochrome c oxidase subunit I — protein MAAHEAHAPHDAHGHHHHEEGFISKYIFSQDHKMIGKQFLMTAVFMGVVAMLLSILFRIQLAWPGEQSDFLSFFLGETWAPGGVMKESMYLGLVTIHGTIMVFFLLTGGLSGTFSNLLIPLQIGARDMASGMLNMLSYWMFLASSLIMLFSLFIETGPASSGWTIYPPLSALPQAIEGSGLGMTMWLVSMTIFIASSLLGSLNYIVTIFNLRTKGMKMTRLPLTIWAFFITAILGVLSFPVLLSAALLLMMDRLAGTSFYLSDIIVGSEMLENHGGSPLLYQHLFWFLGHPEVYIVLLPALGLTSEIISTNSRKPIFGYRAMIGSILAIGFLSFIVWGHHMFITGMNPFIGSVFVFTTLLIAIPSAVKVFNYITTIWRGSNIYTPAMLFSVGLVSTFITGGVTGIILADSALDIAVHDTYFVIAHFHIVMGMSAVFGMFAGVYHWFPKMYGKMLNTRLGYAHFWVTIVGAYGVFFPMHFVGLAGAPRRYYDYSVYGEFDTNAQEMIMDLNVIITIFAIIAAFGQLIFLFNFFYSIYRGPKAVQNPWKSNTLEWTTPVEHVHGNWPGAIPEVHRWPYDYSKPGASEDFIPQIVPLGPGEEGDH, from the coding sequence ATGGCAGCTCACGAAGCACACGCACCTCACGACGCTCATGGACATCATCACCATGAAGAGGGTTTTATTTCTAAATATATTTTTAGTCAAGACCATAAAATGATTGGAAAGCAGTTTTTAATGACTGCTGTATTTATGGGAGTAGTAGCAATGCTATTATCTATTTTGTTCCGTATTCAATTGGCTTGGCCAGGTGAGCAATCGGATTTCCTTTCGTTTTTCTTAGGTGAAACTTGGGCTCCAGGAGGGGTTATGAAAGAAAGTATGTACTTAGGATTAGTAACAATTCACGGTACTATCATGGTATTCTTCTTGTTGACTGGTGGTTTGTCAGGTACATTCTCGAACTTACTTATTCCGTTGCAAATTGGAGCACGTGATATGGCGTCAGGGATGTTGAACATGTTGTCTTATTGGATGTTCTTAGCTTCATCGTTGATCATGTTGTTCTCTTTGTTCATTGAGACAGGACCAGCATCTTCAGGTTGGACAATTTACCCTCCATTATCTGCACTTCCTCAAGCAATTGAAGGTTCAGGTTTAGGAATGACTATGTGGTTGGTTTCAATGACTATTTTCATTGCTTCTTCTTTGTTGGGTTCTTTGAACTACATCGTTACGATTTTCAACTTGCGTACAAAAGGAATGAAAATGACTCGTTTGCCATTGACAATTTGGGCTTTCTTCATTACTGCAATCTTAGGAGTATTATCTTTCCCTGTTTTATTGTCAGCAGCGTTGTTATTGATGATGGACCGTTTGGCAGGAACTTCTTTCTACCTTTCGGATATCATTGTTGGTTCTGAGATGTTAGAAAATCATGGTGGTTCTCCATTATTGTACCAGCATTTATTCTGGTTCTTAGGTCACCCTGAAGTATACATCGTATTGTTGCCTGCATTGGGTCTGACCTCGGAGATTATTTCAACTAATTCACGTAAACCAATCTTTGGTTATCGTGCGATGATTGGTTCAATCCTTGCAATTGGTTTCTTGTCATTCATCGTTTGGGGTCACCACATGTTTATCACGGGTATGAATCCATTCATTGGTTCGGTATTCGTATTTACAACCTTGTTAATTGCAATTCCTTCAGCTGTAAAAGTGTTTAACTACATTACTACAATCTGGAGAGGTTCTAACATCTACACTCCAGCAATGTTGTTCTCTGTAGGATTGGTTTCTACGTTCATCACAGGTGGTGTAACAGGTATTATTTTGGCGGATTCTGCATTAGATATCGCAGTTCACGATACGTACTTCGTTATAGCTCACTTCCACATTGTAATGGGTATGTCTGCTGTATTCGGAATGTTTGCCGGTGTTTACCACTGGTTCCCGAAAATGTATGGTAAGATGTTGAATACACGTTTAGGGTATGCTCACTTCTGGGTAACTATCGTAGGAGCTTATGGAGTCTTCTTCCCAATGCACTTCGTTGGATTGGCAGGAGCACCAAGACGTTATTATGATTACTCAGTTTACGGGGAATTCGATACAAACGCACAAGAGATGATTATGGATTTGAATGTGATCATTACCATTTTCGCAATTATTGCAGCATTTGGTCAGTTGATTTTCTTATTCAATTTCTTCTACAGTATTTACAGAGGACCGAAGGCTGTTCAAAATCCTTGGAAATCGAATACGTTAGAATGGACAACTCCAGTAGAGCATGTTCACGGTAACTGGCCAGGAGCAATTCCTGAGGTTCACCGTTGGCCTTATGATTACTCTAAGCCAGGTGCATCAGAGGATTTTATTCCTCAAATTGTACCATTAGGTCCAGGAGAAGAAGGAGATCATTAA
- a CDS encoding cytochrome c oxidase subunit II gives MTKLIILIVIILGVIAIAQLVRMYELSSKLRNRREEDIPNRDNRMNATLLLVFMFAFFASVLYLFCEYGYTGRGEAATVHGAATDWLMDLNMWIIIGVFFITNGLLFGFAFKYVRKPGVKAYWFPHDNRLELAWTVVPAIVLAVIIILGLKSWNEQTAESPKQAIVVELFSKQFDWTVRMAGDDNTLGYFDYKLTNENNSLALMTTKTIQDAIDSMENSSTGIHALEAKLNNPKLMFIPEDHALMVKDLARKERMVRMLHQMKARHDSKLDARAMDDIVFNANDTLYLCKGKNYEFNFRSKDVIHSAYMPHFRSQMNTVPGQTTRFKFIPTITTKEMRGKMNNPKFNYILMCNKICGSSHYKMKLMVVVLDEPAYNKWYKKVSKLDPKAADLCKTFRNVYPVGKPKAVVADSTAVAAGMTVDTAAIATK, from the coding sequence ATGACAAAGCTAATTATATTAATAGTTATCATTTTAGGAGTAATTGCTATAGCACAGTTGGTGCGTATGTATGAGCTTTCTTCTAAATTAAGAAATCGCCGTGAGGAAGATATTCCGAATCGCGATAACCGAATGAATGCAACCTTGTTGTTGGTGTTTATGTTTGCATTTTTCGCTTCCGTATTGTATTTGTTCTGTGAATACGGATATACTGGAAGAGGCGAAGCAGCAACTGTTCATGGTGCAGCAACTGATTGGTTGATGGATTTGAACATGTGGATTATTATCGGAGTATTCTTCATTACAAATGGATTATTGTTTGGATTTGCTTTCAAATATGTGCGCAAACCAGGAGTAAAAGCATATTGGTTCCCACATGATAATCGTTTGGAGTTAGCTTGGACAGTAGTTCCTGCAATTGTTCTTGCCGTAATTATCATTTTAGGGTTGAAATCGTGGAATGAACAAACTGCTGAATCTCCTAAACAAGCAATTGTTGTAGAATTGTTCTCGAAACAGTTTGACTGGACAGTTCGTATGGCTGGTGATGATAATACATTGGGTTATTTTGATTACAAATTGACGAATGAGAACAACTCATTGGCATTGATGACTACAAAAACCATTCAAGATGCAATCGATAGTATGGAGAATAGTTCAACAGGTATTCATGCTTTAGAAGCAAAATTGAATAATCCGAAGTTGATGTTTATTCCAGAAGATCATGCTTTGATGGTGAAGGATTTGGCAAGAAAGGAACGTATGGTTCGTATGTTGCATCAAATGAAAGCTCGTCATGATTCGAAATTAGATGCCCGTGCAATGGATGATATCGTATTTAATGCAAACGACACCTTGTATTTGTGTAAAGGCAAAAACTATGAGTTTAACTTCCGATCAAAAGATGTTATTCACTCTGCATATATGCCTCATTTCCGCTCTCAGATGAATACGGTACCTGGTCAAACAACTCGATTTAAATTTATTCCTACGATTACTACTAAAGAAATGCGTGGAAAGATGAATAATCCTAAATTCAATTACATCTTAATGTGTAATAAGATTTGTGGATCATCTCATTATAAAATGAAGTTGATGGTTGTTGTCTTAGATGAGCCAGCTTATAACAAATGGTATAAAAAAGTTTCTAAATTGGATCCAAAGGCAGCTGATCTTTGTAAAACCTTTAGAAATGTTTATCCAGTTGGAAAACCAAAAGCTGTTGTAGCAGATTCTACAGCAGTAGCAGCTGGAATGACTGTTGATACAGCAGCAATCGCAACGAAGTAA
- a CDS encoding c-type cytochrome has product MKVKFKAFAQFSLVALLAAACTSDPDSAGLEYMPDMYRSPAIEPYVDYGEVRGQINDSVKMLRSAMIPPRYVIPYAGTDSATVHTLLPYHRLPGRLFAASHGLYQYDLSSNEDVDFEYKNAAADVNPLKLTSKEVADKIFADGKALYQINCNHCHGEKGDGEGPMVKSGAYTGAAVLSGLAIQEGQMFYSIYYGKGMMGAHASLLNKKEIWTLVHYVRKFQDAKYGTFDANGAPAWGSLAPVADTSAKK; this is encoded by the coding sequence ATGAAAGTAAAATTCAAGGCATTTGCACAGTTTTCATTAGTAGCGTTGCTAGCAGCAGCGTGTACTTCTGATCCTGATAGTGCAGGTTTAGAATACATGCCTGATATGTATCGTTCTCCTGCGATTGAACCATATGTTGATTATGGTGAAGTTCGCGGTCAGATCAATGATTCGGTAAAAATGCTTCGTTCGGCAATGATTCCGCCACGTTATGTAATTCCTTACGCAGGTACAGATTCAGCAACTGTTCATACATTGTTGCCATATCATCGTTTACCAGGTAGATTGTTTGCTGCATCACACGGATTGTATCAGTATGATTTGTCTTCGAATGAAGACGTAGATTTCGAATACAAAAATGCAGCAGCTGATGTGAATCCTCTAAAGTTAACTTCTAAAGAAGTTGCAGATAAGATTTTCGCAGACGGTAAAGCATTGTATCAAATCAACTGTAACCACTGTCATGGTGAGAAAGGTGATGGAGAAGGACCGATGGTTAAATCTGGAGCTTATACAGGTGCTGCTGTTTTGAGTGGTTTGGCAATTCAAGAAGGACAAATGTTCTATTCTATTTACTACGGTAAAGGAATGATGGGAGCTCACGCTTCATTGTTGAACAAGAAAGAGATCTGGACACTGGTTCACTACGTAAGAAAGTTCCAAGATGCAAAATATGGAACGTTTGATGCAAACGGAGCACCAGCTTGGGGTTCACTTGCACCAGTAGCAGATACATCAGCTAAGAAGTAA
- a CDS encoding DUF3341 domain-containing protein has translation MAEKVIYAMYDDDDVLKDGAKKLVAKGVKVADVFSPFPIHGIDPIIGVKQTRLGIMAFLYGLTGTALATLGMNYFMIHDWPMNIGGKPNDSYLDNVLAFIPITFEFTVLCAAHGMAITYLLLNKTLPGMPATNPDPRTTDDKFVMELRLSDNNQFSEGELMAMLNDTGVVEVDQKDIH, from the coding sequence ATGGCAGAGAAAGTAATTTATGCAATGTATGACGACGACGATGTGCTAAAAGATGGCGCAAAGAAGTTAGTCGCTAAAGGAGTTAAAGTAGCTGACGTGTTTTCTCCGTTCCCGATTCACGGAATTGATCCGATTATCGGTGTAAAGCAAACACGATTGGGGATTATGGCCTTTTTGTACGGTTTAACTGGTACAGCATTGGCTACCTTAGGAATGAATTATTTCATGATTCATGACTGGCCGATGAACATTGGTGGTAAACCAAACGATTCATATTTAGATAACGTATTGGCTTTTATTCCAATTACATTTGAGTTCACCGTATTGTGTGCTGCTCATGGAATGGCGATTACTTATTTATTGTTGAATAAGACTTTGCCTGGAATGCCAGCAACAAATCCAGATCCACGTACAACAGACGATAAATTCGTGATGGAATTGCGTTTGTCAGACAACAATCAATTTTCTGAAGGTGAATTGATGGCTATGTTGAATGACACTGGAGTAGTAGAAGTAGATCAAAAAGATATTCATTAA
- the nrfD gene encoding NrfD/PsrC family molybdoenzyme membrane anchor subunit, which produces MHKEAAIREPLILGHKTYHQITEDVCKPIEDKAPRMWYILFGIALIIGLYGVGCIFYLLGTGIGVWGLNKTVGWAWDITNFVWWVGIGHAGTLISAVLLLFRQKWRMAINRSAEAMTIFAVFMAGLFPLIHMGRLWVGYWTLPLPNHFGSLWVNFNSPLLWDVFAISTYLSVSLVFWYIGLIPDFATIRDRVKKPIPKKMYSILSFGWSGRAKHWNRFELVSLVLAGVATPLVFSVHSIVSFDFATSVIPGWHTTIFPPYFVAGAVFSGFAMVQTLLLVMRKAMKLEAYIHTRHVEYMNIVIMVTGSIVGTAYITELFISWYSGVEYEAYAFFNRAAGPYWWAYWSMMTCNVVSPQLMWFKKLRRSLLFTFIISIVVNIGMWFERYVIIVTSIHRDYLPSSWSMHYPSHIDLGVYVGTIGLFFVFFLLFARFFPVLALNELKTILKSSGESYKNDTAPVHPYFAKNGHSHGHDDHDNTHNH; this is translated from the coding sequence ATGCATAAGGAAGCTGCAATTCGTGAACCCCTCATATTAGGTCACAAAACGTATCATCAGATTACGGAGGATGTATGTAAGCCAATTGAGGATAAAGCACCACGCATGTGGTACATTTTATTCGGGATCGCTTTAATTATCGGTTTATACGGAGTAGGATGTATCTTTTACTTGTTAGGAACAGGTATTGGAGTTTGGGGATTAAATAAAACCGTTGGATGGGCTTGGGATATTACCAATTTCGTTTGGTGGGTAGGTATTGGTCACGCTGGAACCTTGATCTCCGCAGTATTGTTATTGTTCCGTCAAAAATGGAGAATGGCGATTAACCGTTCTGCTGAGGCGATGACAATTTTCGCAGTATTCATGGCAGGTTTGTTCCCGTTAATTCACATGGGTCGTTTATGGGTTGGTTACTGGACACTTCCATTGCCAAATCACTTCGGATCATTGTGGGTAAACTTCAACTCACCATTGTTATGGGATGTATTTGCGATTTCAACGTATCTTTCTGTATCATTAGTATTCTGGTACATCGGTTTGATTCCTGATTTCGCTACAATCCGCGATAGAGTGAAAAAACCTATTCCAAAGAAAATGTACTCGATACTTTCTTTTGGTTGGTCAGGTCGCGCTAAGCACTGGAATCGTTTTGAATTAGTTTCATTGGTTTTAGCAGGTGTTGCAACTCCATTAGTATTCTCGGTTCACTCGATTGTATCATTTGACTTTGCTACATCGGTTATTCCTGGATGGCATACAACAATCTTCCCTCCTTATTTCGTAGCAGGAGCTGTATTCTCTGGTTTTGCCATGGTACAAACGCTTCTATTGGTTATGCGTAAGGCAATGAAGTTGGAGGCATACATCCACACAAGACACGTAGAGTATATGAACATCGTAATCATGGTTACAGGTTCAATAGTAGGTACTGCGTATATAACTGAGTTATTCATTTCTTGGTATTCAGGAGTTGAGTATGAGGCATATGCTTTCTTCAATAGAGCAGCTGGACCATACTGGTGGGCATACTGGTCAATGATGACTTGTAATGTTGTATCTCCACAGTTGATGTGGTTCAAGAAATTACGTAGAAGTTTATTGTTTACATTCATCATTTCGATTGTTGTAAATATCGGTATGTGGTTTGAGCGTTATGTAATTATCGTTACTTCCATCCACCGTGACTACTTACCATCTTCTTGGTCTATGCATTACCCAAGTCACATCGATTTAGGTGTCTATGTTGGAACCATTGGATTGTTCTTCGTATTCTTCTTATTGTTTGCTCGTTTCTTCCCAGTATTGGCATTGAACGAATTGAAAACAATCTTGAAATCATCTGGTGAATCTTATAAGAACGATACCGCTCCGGTTCACCCTTATTTTGCAAAAAACGGTCATAGTCACGGACATGATGACCATGATAATACTCATAATCATTAA
- a CDS encoding TAT-variant-translocated molybdopterin oxidoreductase — MSKKYWKGLDELHETPAFVESRDREFSPSVSVDEFLGDDQLAETSTARRDFLKFLGFSVAAATVAACEAPVTKAIPYVVKPENVTPGVATWYASTYYDGNAYASIVVKTREGRPIYIKGNRDFGFTQGALTPQIVSSVLSLYDNARLKTAQSKGKDISWSTLDDSVKKGLSAVDKTTGKVAFVANSVISPSMQGAIVDLSTSIFGEVKDAAGMPIVHPNFNFIQYDAISYSGMREANLESFGMRAIPDYDFTQAKTIVSIGADFLSTWLLGNAFSADYGKRRNPDGEWMSKHFQFESIMSITGSNADYRGMIKPSEQANVLSYILGKFGVNTGVASALPKEAKAVADAAVKALKASKGMSIVVSGSNNKAIQVLTNKLNSVLGAYGKTLLFDKQLQMFQSEDAKMQKLVSEVIAGKGPDAVFFLGANPVYNLPNGKEFAAALEKVKLSVSLSGYGDETATKCTYIAPDHHALESWMDYNPKAGHYSIAQPTIRPLFDTAPAMESLLVWAGKKHRGGKDSRVAYEYISKNWEVYGFPYQTKYTDFNTYFEMAIHNSCNEDMVIPATPAPAFNEAALGKVSGKFPKAGALEVVLYQKTGIGNGDMAGNPWLQELPDPISKVTWDNYITMSPETMKKDGYATTFDQENGLTLATVKVGNESITLPVYPSPGQAAGTIGIALGYGRGEGNEEIGNAAFVTKEHGGFETDANGNRVTVGKNAFRFLNWENGTYQNNVTGSLTKDGGMYLIAATQIHHTVMSRNSIVKETTLDIYQNEEPGTYNHKHVLHTHEGEVPISEFDLWDAHPVENIGHRWGMTIDLNQCFGCGVCIVACQAENNIPVVGKDEVRRGREMHWLRIDRYFASSEEAAVGTRKDPVLGHLDYVESEIPTANPAVVHMPMMCQQCNHAPCETVCPVAATTHSNEGLNQMTYNRCIGTRYCANNCPYKVRRFNWFNYPSYKKFTEINPAQDDLGRMVLNPDVTVRTRGVMEKCSFCVQKIQTAKLDAKVQNRTVQDREIETACSDACPAGAIIFGDWNDVNSKIRKVSADKRSYQALEEVGVKPNIWYQVKIRNNENADLDKLAAAEHHAGHGAHAEKHESKSNH; from the coding sequence ATGTCAAAAAAATATTGGAAAGGTCTTGATGAATTGCATGAAACACCTGCATTCGTTGAGTCAAGAGATCGTGAGTTTTCACCGTCTGTTTCTGTTGACGAATTCTTGGGTGATGATCAACTTGCTGAAACATCTACGGCACGTCGTGACTTCTTGAAATTCTTAGGATTCAGTGTTGCAGCTGCTACAGTTGCGGCTTGTGAGGCTCCTGTTACGAAAGCTATTCCTTACGTTGTGAAACCGGAGAATGTTACTCCAGGTGTTGCAACTTGGTATGCTTCCACTTATTACGATGGAAATGCGTATGCAAGCATCGTTGTTAAGACAAGAGAAGGTCGACCTATTTATATCAAAGGAAACCGTGATTTCGGATTTACGCAAGGAGCTTTAACTCCTCAAATTGTATCATCGGTTCTTTCTTTATACGATAATGCTCGTTTGAAAACAGCTCAATCTAAAGGAAAAGATATTTCTTGGAGTACTTTGGATGATTCAGTTAAGAAAGGTTTATCAGCAGTTGATAAAACAACTGGTAAAGTTGCTTTTGTAGCGAATTCAGTTATTTCACCATCTATGCAGGGTGCTATTGTAGATTTGTCTACAAGTATCTTTGGAGAAGTGAAAGATGCTGCAGGAATGCCAATCGTTCATCCGAATTTCAACTTCATTCAATACGATGCAATTTCATACAGTGGAATGCGTGAAGCGAATTTGGAGTCTTTCGGAATGCGTGCTATTCCAGATTATGACTTCACACAAGCGAAAACAATCGTAAGTATTGGTGCAGATTTCTTGAGTACTTGGTTGCTTGGAAATGCATTCTCTGCTGATTATGGAAAACGCCGTAATCCGGATGGAGAATGGATGAGCAAACACTTCCAGTTTGAATCTATCATGTCTATCACTGGTTCAAATGCGGATTACCGTGGGATGATCAAACCAAGTGAGCAAGCAAATGTACTTTCATACATCTTAGGGAAATTTGGAGTAAACACAGGAGTTGCTTCAGCTTTACCAAAAGAAGCGAAAGCTGTTGCAGATGCTGCCGTAAAAGCATTGAAAGCTTCAAAAGGAATGTCGATTGTTGTTTCTGGTTCTAATAATAAAGCGATTCAAGTTCTTACGAATAAATTGAATAGCGTATTAGGAGCTTACGGAAAAACACTTCTTTTTGACAAGCAATTGCAAATGTTCCAATCGGAAGATGCGAAAATGCAGAAATTAGTTTCTGAGGTAATCGCTGGAAAAGGCCCTGACGCCGTTTTCTTCCTTGGAGCTAATCCTGTTTATAACTTGCCAAATGGTAAGGAATTCGCAGCGGCACTTGAAAAAGTTAAATTGAGCGTTTCATTGTCTGGTTATGGAGATGAAACAGCTACAAAATGTACATATATTGCTCCTGATCACCATGCTTTAGAGTCATGGATGGATTATAATCCAAAAGCAGGACATTATTCAATTGCACAACCTACTATTCGCCCATTATTTGATACTGCACCAGCAATGGAGTCTTTATTGGTTTGGGCAGGTAAGAAACACCGTGGAGGAAAAGATTCACGAGTGGCATACGAATACATTTCAAAAAATTGGGAAGTATATGGTTTCCCATACCAAACAAAATATACAGATTTCAATACATACTTTGAAATGGCTATTCACAATAGCTGTAACGAAGATATGGTGATTCCAGCAACTCCAGCGCCAGCTTTCAACGAAGCAGCATTGGGTAAAGTTTCTGGTAAATTTCCAAAAGCAGGAGCTTTAGAAGTTGTATTGTACCAAAAAACAGGTATTGGAAATGGTGATATGGCTGGTAACCCATGGTTACAAGAGCTACCTGATCCAATTTCTAAAGTAACTTGGGATAACTACATTACAATGTCTCCAGAGACGATGAAGAAAGATGGTTATGCGACTACTTTCGATCAGGAGAATGGATTGACATTGGCAACTGTGAAAGTTGGAAATGAATCTATTACTCTTCCAGTTTATCCATCACCAGGACAAGCTGCTGGTACTATTGGTATCGCACTTGGTTACGGTCGTGGAGAAGGAAATGAAGAAATTGGAAATGCTGCTTTCGTAACGAAGGAACATGGAGGATTTGAAACAGATGCAAATGGTAATCGTGTAACAGTTGGTAAAAATGCTTTCCGTTTCTTAAATTGGGAAAATGGAACTTACCAAAACAATGTTACAGGTTCTTTGACAAAAGATGGTGGTATGTATTTAATTGCAGCTACACAAATTCATCACACGGTGATGTCACGTAACTCGATTGTGAAAGAAACTACGTTAGATATTTACCAAAACGAAGAGCCAGGAACTTACAATCACAAACACGTTTTACATACACATGAAGGTGAAGTTCCAATTTCAGAATTCGATTTGTGGGATGCACATCCTGTAGAAAATATTGGTCACCGTTGGGGAATGACTATCGACTTGAATCAATGTTTTGGTTGTGGAGTTTGTATCGTTGCTTGTCAGGCTGAAAATAATATTCCAGTAGTTGGGAAAGATGAAGTTCGTAGAGGTCGTGAAATGCACTGGTTGCGTATCGACCGTTACTTTGCTTCAAGCGAAGAAGCTGCTGTAGGAACACGTAAGGATCCAGTTTTAGGACATTTAGATTATGTTGAATCTGAAATCCCAACTGCAAACCCTGCTGTAGTTCACATGCCAATGATGTGTCAGCAATGTAACCACGCTCCGTGTGAAACGGTTTGTCCGGTTGCTGCAACAACGCACTCAAATGAAGGATTAAATCAAATGACATATAACCGTTGTATTGGTACTCGTTACTGTGCTAACAACTGTCCTTACAAGGTTCGTCGTTTCAACTGGTTTAACTATCCATCTTACAAGAAATTTACTGAAATCAATCCTGCACAAGATGATTTAGGACGTATGGTATTAAATCCAGATGTTACTGTTCGTACTCGTGGTGTAATGGAGAAATGTTCTTTCTGTGTTCAGAAGATTCAAACAGCTAAATTGGATGCGAAAGTTCAGAACAGAACTGTTCAGGATAGAGAAATAGAAACTGCTTGTTCTGATGCTTGTCCTGCTGGCGCGATAATTTTTGGTGACTGGAATGACGTCAACTCTAAAATTCGTAAGGTTTCGGCTGACAAACGTTCTTACCAAGCTTTAGAAGAAGTAGGTGTGAAACCAAATATTTGGTATCAAGTGAAAATTCGTAACAACGAAAACGCTGATCTAGATAAATTGGCAGCTGCAGAGCATCATGCTGGTCATGGCGCGCATGCTGAGAAACATGAAAGTAAGTCAAATCATTAA
- a CDS encoding c-type cytochrome — protein MFRSIKQWCIGALSTVFVVGAFDSFAADGEALFKSKCATCHAPHKDGTGPKLFEVRKKWADGGAKEGSIYEWVANWNNAAASDPYAKQVSAVKPTAMNTFPDLAGKKEDIDAIFDYIDAQPDPSAVVAGASLDGGSAVAGEVEEDGLSWVWILMGVVFIVIIMAVGGVRRQLKNVTKENDGQAVNEDLSFGQEFKAWAWKYKRYVGLGGLVVTFALIVSLFLSLYSIGVLEDYQPSQPIEFPHDIHAGKNGIDCKYCHNSADNGKTAGIPTVNVCMNCHKQINGTTPEQQEKIANIYEAAGYDPTTQSYSGKTKEIIWNKVHVLPDHVYFNHQQHVVAGQVDCKQCHGDMTKQKETAKVQPVTELNKVPDNIQLTKATLTMGWCIECHAEKEISSGSLDSKGSNYYNEIHNRLLKDKKLYNKYLADKKVTVKELGGWECAKCHY, from the coding sequence ATGTTTAGAAGTATAAAACAATGGTGTATCGGTGCTCTTTCAACAGTCTTTGTTGTTGGTGCATTTGATAGTTTCGCTGCGGACGGCGAAGCCTTATTTAAGTCAAAGTGTGCCACATGTCACGCTCCTCACAAAGATGGTACGGGCCCAAAGCTGTTTGAAGTTCGCAAGAAATGGGCTGATGGTGGAGCAAAAGAAGGTTCTATCTACGAGTGGGTAGCTAACTGGAATAATGCAGCAGCTTCAGATCCGTATGCAAAACAAGTTTCTGCGGTTAAGCCAACTGCAATGAATACCTTTCCAGACTTGGCTGGTAAAAAAGAAGATATCGATGCAATTTTTGATTACATCGATGCTCAGCCAGATCCTTCAGCAGTAGTTGCAGGTGCTTCATTAGATGGCGGTAGCGCTGTTGCAGGTGAAGTAGAAGAGGATGGTTTGTCATGGGTTTGGATTCTGATGGGAGTTGTTTTCATTGTAATCATTATGGCTGTTGGTGGTGTACGCCGTCAATTGAAAAATGTAACAAAAGAAAACGATGGCCAAGCAGTAAACGAAGATCTTTCTTTCGGTCAGGAGTTTAAAGCTTGGGCTTGGAAATACAAACGTTATGTTGGTTTGGGTGGTCTAGTTGTTACATTCGCTTTGATTGTTTCATTGTTCCTTTCTCTCTATTCAATTGGAGTTTTGGAAGATTATCAACCGTCTCAGCCAATTGAATTCCCACACGATATTCATGCTGGTAAAAACGGGATTGATTGTAAGTATTGTCACAATTCGGCTGATAACGGAAAAACTGCAGGAATTCCTACAGTGAACGTTTGTATGAATTGTCACAAACAAATCAACGGTACAACTCCAGAGCAACAAGAAAAAATCGCGAATATTTACGAAGCTGCTGGATACGATCCAACAACTCAATCTTATTCTGGAAAAACAAAAGAAATTATTTGGAACAAGGTGCATGTTTTGCCTGATCACGTTTATTTCAATCACCAACAACACGTTGTTGCTGGTCAGGTAGATTGTAAGCAATGTCATGGTGACATGACTAAGCAAAAAGAAACTGCAAAGGTTCAACCGGTAACTGAATTGAACAAGGTTCCAGATAACATTCAGTTGACTAAAGCTACATTGACAATGGGTTGGTGTATCGAATGTCACGCTGAGAAAGAAATTTCTTCAGGATCATTGGATTCAAAAGGAAGTAACTATTACAATGAAATACATAACCGTTTGTTAAAAGATAAAAAATTGTACAATAAGTACCTAGCAGACAAAAAAGTAACGGTTAAAGAATTAGGTGGTTGGGAATGTGCTAAATGTCACTATTAA